The sequence below is a genomic window from Echeneis naucrates chromosome 13, fEcheNa1.1, whole genome shotgun sequence.
TTTATTCATCCACATCAAATTATAACTTATAACTTATAACTTATAATTTTGTTCTGATTAAATGACCTACttggagaaaaataaagcttttccATTATATGTATCACtctacatacattttttttttgccctctttGATATAATTGAGTCAAAGAAATACGCTCCTCAATGTCCTCAATGAAAagcaacacaatacaacacaccAGCAACAACAAGCAGCAACATAATATAGTTTAAAATATGACCACAAATGTTGTTTCAATACAGCTAAAAGTCCTACAGCCAGGATTTACTGAATAGCTGTTGTATTTGATcacatttttccacttttatttataGTGTGATATTAGTCTGACTCAAACACAACTAAGAAGCGGAAAGGCCTTCCTCAAAATAACGCATAGAAAATGCTAATATAGAGACCCTTTTGTGAAGCATGTGGGAGGGGCGCAGGGTCATAATATATACTGCCACACTTTTATTCCATTTCCATATCCTCACAACAGCTCAATGTAGTGAATGCATGTGTCAGTCGCATCGGTGAATTACACATGCAGATCTGAAGGGCATATTTTTTTGATGTAGATGCTCCCTGAGATATGTGTTTGTCCTTCTGAAAGCTCCTTATAGTGTCCATAAAGGAGACAAATATTGTGGAATGCACATCATTTCTCCATCAGCCCTTTAGATTGTTGAAGATAGCATCAATTAAATTTTATGATAGACTATAATTTCTTTCCACCTTTTACTTTTAACCATTCACTTCTTTTTatcatcttcctctttcccttatttttacaaattttacCCTCTAACATCTCCTTCATTCTTCTCATGTTTCCCCACTTTGCATATTATACAACCTCCCACATATGTTTATATATGCATGCAAGAATGGGTGCATGAAATCTGTTGGCAAGAAGCCTAAACCCTGTAATTACTGCAACCATCGTCCCCTTCTCAACTCCAGTTTAGCTCTAATGGAGGTGTTGCTtttctctgaggaaaaaaaaacaaacacaaaaaacaaaacccaaaccgCGAGTTCCAATTCTCTATAATTATACACTGTATACCTCAAACACCCACTgacttgcacaaacacactcaaactaCTATTACAATGACGCTATGAATCATACAGATGCCTCAATGAAACGATTACGACAAACAAGCACCACCTGCTGTCCTGCAACTTTGTGTGTAGGTTGGTATCATGTATGATGTGTGACATTTGCCTCAGGATACCAAATGATGGGAAAGACATACGTAATACGCTGGTTGATGGTTGGAAAGCTAATTTGAAATCATATTAAATTATACTGTGTGCTCATGTGctcccgtgtgtgtgtttgtgtgtgtgtgtgtgtgttttggttccCCAGAGGCACTCCAAATCTAGGCTGACATGCCAAAGCGtggacaaagaggaggacagtCCAGAGAAGTCTGGGAGGGAAACTGGAGGACAGTTCAACAGGTGACCTTGGACTTGCTTCACCACCATGCGgacaaacactgacagttaTGGGGTTTGATAGCTGCTGCCTGCTGGAAGCATTAAGCCAGCTAAAGCTTGTCCAGTGATCATCCATAGTTGTTTTGAGCAGAGGGGACATTcctgatttgtttattttcccatttaaaatcttaaatataCCAGATAAGAAGTGTAAAATAATCACTGCTGCCCAGTTAAGATTTACTGCTCAGATGAGATCAGTAGCAGGTCACTTTACTCACTTTCAAGACATCCTAAATgcaaaagagcaaagagagagcAGTTGGGATGCATGAAGTCAAGACAAAGGGCATCACATCCAGTGGCTCAGAGCTGGGGTTATATGGGAAACGATGTTCAAAGATGGACTTATCTTTACTATTTATGAGGTTGATTTTCTCAAATGGACTTTTAAAGGTCTCATATTATATTGaagtgaattattattttttgattatAAAATAGAGGTTTCTCCTGAGCTCTTCTATTCAAGCACCCAGAAATCAGTCAGAACAAACGAGAAGAAAGATTCCGATCCTATGTTCctctccctaaccctaacctaacctcAGAGAAAGTCATTCTCCTGTGCCTGTTGGTTGCATTGACATATTATaaattcagaaagaaaaaaaaaaacaacattaaatatttcacttAAAATTTAAGTTGAATTCATAATTTCTACAACACACCCTAGATGAGTTCAACACAGTGCTACAGTCTCATCGCATGATTTAAGGTAGTGATGCCATCAATACACTTATAGTTTTGTTTAACTCACGTTACTCCTGCCAACTTTATGAGATATGTAATAATTGACTTTTATCCATAATTTTGTACTTGGCATAGTGGCCACTGTTCAGTGAAAGATTGATGTACTTGATATAGTTTGTCAAGCTGGAGATAATTTAAACTGTTAAGGTATTTTAATCtacttttaaaatgtacagCACCTCAGAATTGCAATGAAATGGAGTAAATGAAATCAGTTAATTTCCACCATTTCCCCATGTTTTTGCCTGCATTGCATCCATCCAGTATCCCATGGAGCTCCATCTTGAGGAAAGCTCTATCTTTCCTCAAGCATCATTATGAATTTTCTTTTCACGTTGCTACTGAACAGAGAACAGATCCCGAAGGAAAGAGAATTTTTTTCGGGGTATTCATCCAGCAGCACGATTTTCTTTCATAGACATTCTTTTGTTCAGCCCTGTCTCTTTTTCAACTCTACCTTTGTGAGTGAGCACTGGGCAAGAAATATGGAaattcagctgtgttttccaTCATCATTCTCTCTATCAGgcctttgtctctctttgttaTCTCAGTCACTGTTTCTGGTTGCATATTCATATATGCATGGCCTTGGTAGCTGTCACAATGCAGATTCCTGCAACAGTGCGTCTGAATGGCTATGTGACTGACTGTTGTGCAAGACAGTTGCATAgatttgtgttatattttgaGGGAGTGCATGTGAATGTGCATTTTCCTGCACGGCATGTGCTTGTCTTTGAAGCTCTTTCCTGTGGTTTGCAAGCTGTctttctgaatttgtttttgccaTTATACGTATTTAAAATGGGTAGATAAACTTCTGCATTTCTTCGTATCCGTTTCATTCTCTATGTCTTCTGTCTACTGTCAAATGCTCAAGGgggggaaggaagaggaagacaatgAAACTGAGCAGAGATCTGTCAAACCTGGTGGTGTTCACTAACTCCGTCGCCTCACAGGAGTGTCTGAATGAAGGTGAAATGCCAAAGCTCTGGCTCCTTTACACACTATCGAACAGACAAATCCAGTCTTTACCTTCAAGTTATTTACTCATGACTAACCAATATTTCTCTTCAGGTACTCCAGGTGATGTTCTGTCATTCAGCGAGACCAGAGCACAGTCTctggtccatcacagggctgaaCAATTCCTGACTTTTAATCAGAGGCAGCTGTCACGGATTTATCCCTCAGCCTATCGTATTGACTCATCCAACTTCAACCCCCAGTTCTACTGGAATGTGGGCTGCCAGTTGGGTATGACAGTTGTTCAAAGCTTTTTTCCTGTTTAGAGGTTGCATgtttatgaaaacacaaagtgtcTTCCCTTTGGCCACATACCTGTCATTGATATATAATGACTTAATAGGCATTGCATGCAAACACAAGGAATACTTTCATAATACACAATACATGAAATAATAGTGCGAGCATCATGAAAACCAAAATCCAAACTGTCCCAGCCAgttgtctctcttttttgttaACTTCAGAGTTCAAGTTGGTCTCTCAATCTAAGAAAGGATGTTTTCAAGTTCTGCCAAAAAGCAACCGTTACAGAGGAGAATCTTTGTGGTAGATAAACAAATACCAAACTGAAGATGACCTGTGATCTGTgatttgtattcattttctttgtgcctGTTTCCTTAATCATTTGCTTAACAAAGGTTTCATGATTGCATAGACTCACATGCTGAATAACTAGAAGTTATGAATAAACCAAAGAATATGTGATGAATGTCAAAGACACAGACGCCGAGAAAAATCTGAATCCtcaaatgatttttcatttctgCCACAGTCTGATATTCTTCATCAgtgattttcagtttcacagtGTCATCTGGATAATGATCAAATGAATGGATGGAACACTATATGTGGGTAGACGTTTGGTCAAAATAAGTggaacaaaatacattttcctctttattttatcACCTTCAGTTGCTCTGAACTACCAAACAGAGGGCAGGATGATGCAACTCAACAGAGCCAAGTTCATGGTGAACGGCAGCAGTGGCTATGTCCTCAAGCCCCCTCCCATGTGTAAAGGTACTGCAAGAAACAGACcgcatgcacacaaaccaacacaaatTCATCTATAAAGTGCATGTTTGTTCAAGCACGCAGTgatttacagtttgtttgtcttgttcaGATCCAAGTTACGGGTTCAAGTACAGAATTTGGTTTTGTAGGAATGGAATTATGTTGCCTCAAAAATACATACAAGGAACAAGGGGATAAGTAAtagttatataataataataataataatataagcATGGCATACCTTATGATAGTATTGCATATGTAACTGTTACCATGAAATGAAAGGTTCCAAATGAATGCAGCATTTAAGATGATATCGTTATAATATATAACAAAAAATGTAACTAAATAACTAGTCAGTTCTGTGTGCTTGCCCCAGTGAACTAAAACTATTTTCTATTCATTACTTTATGGACTTGTTGAATTGTTACAGCACAAAGAGATTACTAAACTGCTCCAATGCAACGTTTGCTGAAAACATACGACAGttatgcttgtgtgtatgtgaatatatTTGCATCGACATCAAACTCTCGTATGTTTTTGAATATGTCTCTTATTTTCACTCTTGTACATGGGTCGGGGTGTTGGAGTTCGGGATTGAGTGATGACATAAATCAAAGTTGCTCTGCTGTCTTCCATCCCCTCAAGGCTCCTTCAACCCATTCAGCGATGACCCACTTCCAGCTTACCCCAAGAAACAGCTCATTCTCAAGATCATTAGTGGACAGCAGTTACCCAAACCACCAGACTCCATGCTTGGGGACCGcggagaagtaaaaaaaaaaaaaaaaaaaaaaaaccccacacacatAGATATAAGCAACATTTGTTACGTTAGTTACTCagaggtatgtgtgtgtattaatctATATGCATGCGTTAATTCCATTGTCCTTTCTCCTCTATTAGATTATTGATCCTTTTGTGGAGGTGGAGATCATTGGTCTTCCAGTTGATTGCTGCAAGGAACAGACACGAGTCGTTGATGACAATGGTTAGACGCACACTGATCAACTTCGCATTACTGTACACTCACAAAACGACTGAGGGAAGTTTTAAGTCATTCAGGATTTGCTAAACGTCAGTCCCGAATGACACCTGTTTATGTTGAAATGACGTCATCTCCCTCTGACTGTTTACTTCTAGAACTTTTGCCTTGGTTTTTCCCTGCCTCACCAACCTGTCAGCTGCGAGATGAATACTATCATATCAAATCCAGTTACGGCCTAATAGGATCTTACTTCTATGAACTCCTAACAAAGCAAAGTAGAGATAAACCCATAGCCACTGGATCTGAAGCACTGCGAGGGTCAAAAGTCAGATTTACTAGTTATAAACATGCTAGTGTCACCCCTAACATGTCTCCACACACGGGGGGGTTGCGAGGCCATGGGACCCCAACACTATAGCAAGATTAGTGCACAAAGCATTGATCCATGAAATGCAGCATTTCACACATCACTTCTATCAACATCTGTCTTAGTGTTTTTGTGACTTGTAGGATGAACAGTATTTATGTCCTTGAATGTGACAGATGGAACAGATTGTAATGATATTGAATGTGTATTTTGCTCAGGTTTTAACCCTGTGTGGGAGGAGACTCTTTCCTTTACACTCCACATGGCTGAGGTAGCTTTGGTGCGTTTCCTGGTCTGGGACCATGACCCTATTGGACGGGACTTTATTGGTCAACGCACAGTTGCCTTCAGCAGCCTGATGCCTGGTTTGTGCATAATTTGTCAGATTTAAATGAACTTTTTATTGTATGAATGTTATGAATTTAACTGCCTCTGTAGAATTGCTCTTAAATCCGGATCTCCAAAATAAATGGACTCACACCAGAGCACATACTTTGTGACTTTGGCCACACCATTTTTGATTTGTAGAGTGATCTGCCCGGTTTTTTGGCTACCCAATCACCAGTTTGAtggctgctgttatttttcttttacttagtCCCACACCATCATGTTTCCTTCTTTCGTGCAACAGGTTACAGACATGTTTACTTGGAGGGACTCACTGAGGCTTCTatctttgtgcatgtgtcagtCCATGATGTCTATGGGAAGGTAAGTGCTGTATGATCATATtaccaccccacccccacccctacCAGCCATCTTTTGTCAAACGTAAAACTAAGATTACATATttgacgtaaaaaaaaaagtccatcaaTCAATCCATTGCAGTTACGGTCCTTCGATCCTTTCTCTTTCTAGTGGAGCCCCCTAGTCCTGAACCCCAGCTTTACCATAATGCACTTTCTAGGATCTAACAAGGTATCCTGAGTCCTCAGGGCTCTGTGTGGTGCTGCATGAAACAGTAATGCATGATGCAAAAGTGCAGTTTGTGCTCAGCCGCATCTTTGCTGAATTGTTTGCATATGACATTAAACCACGTTGTCACATAGTTTGCTCATAAGGTCAGTTTATAGTCAGAAttacattttgctgttgttttactGTCAAAAGGGGATGGACTCATTTGCAGTGTAACCATGCATGATCCACAACAGCTTTTTGCATATTGTTTATTGTGGCTATTTAAGGAGTAAGTTTGCCCTCTATAGGCCATGCATGTAATTGCATGCAAttgtgacattttctgtcagctcagtcaatgtcaatgtttttatgaaaattaACACTTAAACGTCTTGCATTCAGAAAATGCGCCTTGGTTCATAATATCTTTCTAAGAATAACATTCCCTCTGCTCATCGTTTCCTCCTGCCCTCAGGGTCATCAGCTGAGAGGTATCCGTGGTTTGTTTAACCGTTCCTCCAAGTCGCCTGTGGACACAAACTCCACTGGCCTTCGCAAACGCTCCCTCAGTGATCACCTCCTGCGCCGCACAGCTAGTGCCCCAGCAAAGGGACGGAAGAAGACCAAGATGGTGCTGTCAGAGTCGGTGGTTTCGATGTCAGACCAAAAGAATGGCACAGGTGCAGGGACAGGAGGGGAGGGTGTGtcaggaaaggaaggaggggtgGAGAAACGCCTTCAGCCCCGACCCCCCCTCATCCACAGACCTATCTCCATGCCTTTAGACAGGCTTCTTCAAGGACAACTGTCGCTTTGTTCGCCAAACAAGGGACAGCACGATTTTGGCGCAGACACAGTCATTGGTGCGTAATTTTCCTCGCCAAAAACACAAGgaattaaacatatttttgaatTAAGCTAATTAACTATCGAGACACTTGTGAGGTTCACACATGATCGATTACATTCACAAACCAAGTCTCAGGCATCTGTATCATTAAGTACGCTCACCTTTGGctttcaaaacacatttgcattgtTATTCAAgtaattaatttacattttatgacaAAATGCTGCTGAATTTGTAGTGACATACTTCGAGCTGGCACGCATTAAAGGAAGATTTGGCCTTGAATTGCCAAACACACTGATGTTAGATGTAACTTTTCTCTAATATCTCTCCTTTGCTTTTCTTATCCTGCTACAACTGTCTAAAACTCACGGTTTATGTACATGAGCTTAGTCCCCGTGAAACCCTAACATTCCTTTTCTGTCCCATCTTCATTTGTTGTGCTTCTTGATAGTAGAGAACTGACTAGGATGTTCCTGCAGGTAATCTAAAATACCCATTGTCTGAAGGTTGCATCGTTCAAAAACATATCAGTATTGCGTCCACCCAGTGTATTTTGTTTGAAAGTGGTTTGAGAAGTATATTGTGGTGCCATTTGATCCCATTTCATCATCTCTTTCCTAAACTGATGTTTGCAAATGTGGATTCTGCCGTTATTTCCCCCCCAAATCCACAGCCACATCTTCCAGCTTCCCTTTCACAGTTGTATTTGGTGATCCATTTGTCTGCGTACTGCTATTGCCTTGTATTGGCTGGACTGTTAATTGTTGTCATTTAATTGTTGATTGGCTCGGTGTTAAACATCAAATGGTACCTTACGTAGggatattcattcatctttttgttcatttatctgTGTCCACAGGGGTTCTCCCGCTCAATAGGCCCAGATCCTCCTCTGCAGACCTTCTTGTTGAATCATCATTTTCTGCTGAACCAAGAATCTCTTCCCCTTCAAAGGcatacagaaataaacaaataggACAGTCAGAGGAGGCTTCTTATCTGGTTATTGGTGGAGGCGAATCAACAAAGGAAGAGGCCTATGCAAACATCCAGTCAGACAAAATTGGAGTTAACAAATCAAACATCAACTCCACAGGAACAGAGAAGAACTGCTTGGTCTCACATTCTGCAAACAAGATGACGTCAGACAAAcctgaaacatcatcaaacagcACAGCGTTCACAGTTGCACCTTccatctcctcatcctcctcatctgaCCCATCTGCAGGccctctgtctcctgtcagtATGGACTGTGGTCTGAACAGTCCCAGCTCTTTTCATGATAGCGCCATCTCCAGACTCATTGATGCCGTGTCCTTGGCTACTGAGCAGGACACACGTGGCTCTATCTCTGCTCTTATTGGTCAGTTTGAAAGCACTATGGACCATCATGATTGCACAACATTGTCTCACGACCACACTCCTTCCCAACACCCAGATTTTAGGCCTAATACTCCAAGAGTTCTCCAAGATTTAAGGTCTCCTGTCAAGACCGCTGTGGCCTCTTTTACCAATAAACAACTAGGTCCCCACCAGGCGCCTCAGAAAGCAAGTGTAAATGGTACAATCCCTTCACCGTGCAAGACCTCACCAGCTCCAGCCTTCTTATCCAGCCCAGAAACTGCTGAACTTGAGGAGGTCTACACTATCCTGGATGAGGAGGTGCTGTTGCCTGTATCAGTATACAAcctgagcagacagacagtccaTGTTCAGGCAGACACTCTGGAGAGCACGCCTTCCAATAGCTTTGGGTCCTCTCCAGCAAAAGCAGTTCAAGGCTCAGTGAAGGGGCACAATGTTGGTTGGGAAGAAATGCTCAGACAGAGGGGTGAAAggaaagagctggaggaggcagaggagagtgTCTATGAGGAAGTGTATGATCCTCTGGCACCGGCACCAGAAATGCCAGAGACAGAATCTGGTACTTCTAAAAGGCAGATAAGCTCCTCGGTAAACAAAGATTTTCAGTTTCACCAGAGATTAATTAGTAATGCTTTTGAGGAAATGGAGATTAATGTTGATGAGGATCCAATGGATATGATGCCGACCTCACCAAGACATGGCAGTGAATGGGAGGGGTTCATAAGTCCGACCAAACGGCATGCTATTTACCAAAATCATGACTCCACCCCAAACTACTCCCAACAAAGACAGACTTCATCATATCATGCTCTCCAGCAGCAGTTCCCATCGCACGCATCTCCTGCATCACTTCCACAGTGTCCGTCCCCAATGAATCAACTGTCATATGGGCTATCCAGTCATCACCAACATCAGAGCAACTCCCATCCTTCACCCTTTCACAAACCCTTCAACTCTAGGCCCTCTAACCCAAGTCTGCAATGCCAGACCAGCTGCTCTGTTCCTCAGGGCATTTCTAAAGCCCTGAACATCAGCACAGACTTAAGCACTGCCTATACGCAACAGTGGAGCCATGGCAGCAGTCAGATTATGAACATCTCACATCGAAACAGGCAAGAGTATAAAGATATGGAGAGGGAGCAAGTGAGGTGTTTCCACAAAGGTTTCTCCTCGTCCGAAAGCCTGCCCAGCCAGCCAGCTGCTTCTGTTAACCTTTGTAGAGACAGAGGACTATATTCCCCTTTCTCAGACTGCGATGCAGTGTACAGCCACCTGGACTATGACTGCATTACACCTTCATCAGTGTCTTCAGCTCCACAGAACACCCAGCCACCCACCCAGAgtcaaacacaatcacacaccaCGAGGCAGTCGTGCAACAAGAATGGTTCCCTCATCTATCGCAGGCACCATTCACAGACTGAAGCACCAGTGTCACGAAACTCAGATTTAAGGCCTTCATCAACTTGTGCCCAGTCTGCAACCACAGACTCTACGGCCCCTGGCCAATGTAAGTCTAAGTCTTTGGGAGACCTGACTTCTGAAGACATATCATGCAACTTCCAAAGCAAATATCACATTATTAGTCGCAGTTTCATCACTCCCCATATGAGGAAGCAAAGGAAGATGGGCACTATGGGGGGGGTTGCTCTCCAATCTCAGTCTTGTGACCCACTTACAGAACAGCTACGTAGGCTGGTCAGTCTGGAGGGTGATGACAGTGATAGAGATAGGCCCCAGTCTCCTCAGTTACATCATGAAGCAAATCCTTCGCTGTCACAACCCCAAGTAACGAGCAAAGCTCCTGCCATTCCCAGAGACATGGACGATTCCCCTCCACTCCTTACCCGTCGCCTGTCTTCTCGGAGCCAAAGCAGAGTTCGTCACATTAATAGCCGTGCCCGCGAAAGGCAACAAGAGGCTCTAAAGCCTCGGGCAGGCATGGTGCTCAACAGCACCACTGGCATGGGTGGGGTGGTGTTGAGGAATAAACCGGCCACACAGAATCCATCAGCGAATAGACACTCTACTGGTTCCTATATAGCAGGCTACCTTGGTCAGTTGGAAGACAGGGGACTTCCTGAAGGAGCTTGCACATCATTGCATTATGGAAATAGGGATCACTACGGAGATCGTTACTATACAGATGACGCTCTTCCAGATGCAAGCACCACCCACTCTGAGTCAGAGCCTGAGGTCTATTTCCTGCTTAGGCTCTGATCAGAACCTGAAATGAGATTAAGAATCAGGCACTGATTTTTGATATTGCAACATTTACAGCAAAAGCCTGTCATTGCTATCATTTGTTACCATGTTCACAATCCAGTGTGGTTCCTGTATATGAGTTAAAACAATCTTGTTCTGGGCTGTTTCTATATAAAGAAAAAGTCTGTGCAATAGCGGTGAAACATCACATATAATCCACGGTTGGAAATGACAGCATGAATTTCCTGTATGAAATGTCCACTATTCAATAGTGAATGGTCTTTCTAGTCTGGCAGTGTGTTGTCTGTATTCTGCTTGATGTGTTAATGTACTTGGGAACTTTGATTTCTTCCTAGACTGATTGTACAGATATCTGTTATCTTTGTCCCTGTGATGTACTGTCTAAACTGCGTACATTACCAtgaagcaaaaaagaagaagaaaaagaaaaaagaattgggttttaaacagagaaagaatGTCTTTCTTTGAGTCATTTGAATGTGTGGTATAATCAAACAGCTACTTTTAATAGATTCATCTTTTCAAAGATCAAATGTAAGTCTTCCCTCTGTTTTCAGTGgtctttatttgtgttgtgcGTGAATCttcctgtcattgtttttaattcaagATTGAGTTGAGTTTAGTTGAGAACCAAATTGTACttttatgtttgtgcatgttaCCCGTGAACATGTCAAGCATGACTATGCACCGGTTTATACGATAGATGTTGCATCACCACAGCATTTGCACACAACAAATAGTTACATTGTATACAATGGAGGACATAGGCTTCTTTGTAATGGGTTCAATACAGTTTATAAACTACTGTGCTTGGacttgtttctctctgttatttgtagaatttgaaaatgtgattgcaaattttaaagatttggagtttaaaggtttttatttttgtaattgctTTGATACAGACTGCAAAAATATCACTTGTtggttctgtttttgtttttttattttttttttctttgtataacttaatgaaatggaaaaagcaaagcaacaaCTATACAGGATCAGGATAAAGaagggagggtggaggagggtttttaattattgtttcagtgttacaccatcctttttttctttctattgttGCTCATCGGAAAAATTTGAGCATTTTCCTACCAATGCaataaaactatgaaatatttgatttgaaaaattgcctacttatttcctgtttttccctAAATGctacaaaacaaccaaaaacgaAGTTCAAGCATCTATCTGTTTATTATCAAGTC
It includes:
- the plch1 gene encoding 1-phosphatidylinositol 4,5-bisphosphate phosphodiesterase eta-1 — protein: MSAWVVNRKGEPQYRRHFLTDNSIFHVERCMSVMQSGTQMVKLKTGSKGLVRLFYLDEHRSCIRWKPSRKSEKAKITIDSLYKVTEGGQSDIFHRHADGSFDPACCFTVYHGNHMESLDLVTSNAEEARTWITGLRYLMAGISDEDSLAKRQRTHNQWMKQTFEEADKNGDGLLNIEEIYQLLHKLNVNLPRRKVKQMFQEADTDDQQGTLTYEEFSVFYKMMSLRRDLYLLMMAYSEKKDHLTMEELANFLRTEQKMANVTPDYVAEIIDKFEVSDENKQRSIMGIEGFTSFMRSPTCDIFNPLHHEVNQDMEQPLSNYFIASSHNTYLTGDQLLSHSKTDMYAWVLQSGCRCVEVDCWDGPEGEPMVQHGYTLTSKIPFKSVIETINKYAFINNQYPVILSIENHCSIQQQKKIAQYLREIFGDKLDVGDALTRDSKTLPSPHSLQGKILIKGKRLPAYLSADAEEGEVSDDDSADEIEDDFKLKSSNDNGHHQVESHIRKKLDSLLKESRIGDKEDTDSFSIRALLRATHQGLQKNLRQSSRGVLKKSQSKSLITTLKQKRHSKSRLTCQSVDKEEDSPEKSGRETGGQFNRGGRKRKTMKLSRDLSNLVVFTNSVASQECLNEGTPGDVLSFSETRAQSLVHHRAEQFLTFNQRQLSRIYPSAYRIDSSNFNPQFYWNVGCQLVALNYQTEGRMMQLNRAKFMVNGSSGYVLKPPPMCKGSFNPFSDDPLPAYPKKQLILKIISGQQLPKPPDSMLGDRGEIIDPFVEVEIIGLPVDCCKEQTRVVDDNGFNPVWEETLSFTLHMAEVALVRFLVWDHDPIGRDFIGQRTVAFSSLMPGYRHVYLEGLTEASIFVHVSVHDVYGKWSPLVLNPSFTIMHFLGSNKGHQLRGIRGLFNRSSKSPVDTNSTGLRKRSLSDHLLRRTASAPAKGRKKTKMVLSESVVSMSDQKNGTGAGTGGEGVSGKEGGVEKRLQPRPPLIHRPISMPLDRLLQGQLSLCSPNKGQHDFGADTVIGVLPLNRPRSSSADLLVESSFSAEPRISSPSKAYRNKQIGQSEEASYLVIGGGESTKEEAYANIQSDKIGVNKSNINSTGTEKNCLVSHSANKMTSDKPETSSNSTAFTVAPSISSSSSSDPSAGPLSPVSMDCGLNSPSSFHDSAISRLIDAVSLATEQDTRGSISALIGQFESTMDHHDCTTLSHDHTPSQHPDFRPNTPRVLQDLRSPVKTAVASFTNKQLGPHQAPQKASVNGTIPSPCKTSPAPAFLSSPETAELEEVYTILDEEVLLPVSVYNLSRQTVHVQADTLESTPSNSFGSSPAKAVQGSVKGHNVGWEEMLRQRGERKELEEAEESVYEEVYDPLAPAPEMPETESGTSKRQISSSVNKDFQFHQRLISNAFEEMEINVDEDPMDMMPTSPRHGSEWEGFISPTKRHAIYQNHDSTPNYSQQRQTSSYHALQQQFPSHASPASLPQCPSPMNQLSYGLSSHHQHQSNSHPSPFHKPFNSRPSNPSLQCQTSCSVPQGISKALNISTDLSTAYTQQWSHGSSQIMNISHRNRQEYKDMEREQVRCFHKGFSSSESLPSQPAASVNLCRDRGLYSPFSDCDAVYSHLDYDCITPSSVSSAPQNTQPPTQSQTQSHTTRQSCNKNGSLIYRRHHSQTEAPVSRNSDLRPSSTCAQSATTDSTAPGQCKSKSLGDLTSEDISCNFQSKYHIISRSFITPHMRKQRKMGTMGGVALQSQSCDPLTEQLRRLVSLEGDDSDRDRPQSPQDMDDSPPLLTRRLSSRSQSRVRHINSRARERQQEALKPRAGMVLNSTTGMGGVVLRNKPATQNPSANRHSTGSYIAGYLGQLEDRGLPEGACTSLHYGNRDHYGDRYYTDDALPDASTTHSESEPEVYFLLRL